From Pseudobdellovibrio exovorus JSS, a single genomic window includes:
- a CDS encoding acetyltransferase encodes MSNLKDSIIIFGTGGHAKVVFDILMATGCKERIIFCSKDESKQEFLGCIHVFQDNFSSLNVDTGIVAIGDNWIRSQVVNFVRTTNPKFKFIKAIHPRSCISNSVALGDGVVVMAGAVINPDVRVGMHVIVNTASSVDHDCILEDFSSLAPGATLGGNVAIGEYSAISLGAKVIHGRTIGRHTVIGAGATVLHDIESEVVAYGSPCRSVKRRIKGEKYL; translated from the coding sequence ATGAGTAATTTAAAAGACTCAATAATAATTTTTGGAACAGGCGGGCATGCCAAGGTAGTATTTGATATTTTGATGGCTACAGGATGCAAAGAAAGAATAATATTCTGTAGTAAAGATGAGAGTAAACAAGAATTTCTTGGATGTATCCATGTTTTTCAGGATAACTTTTCTAGTTTGAATGTTGATACGGGTATAGTTGCTATAGGCGATAACTGGATAAGAAGCCAAGTTGTAAATTTTGTACGTACAACAAATCCAAAGTTTAAATTTATAAAAGCGATACATCCTAGATCATGTATTAGTAACAGTGTAGCGCTAGGTGATGGCGTGGTTGTAATGGCTGGGGCTGTTATAAATCCAGATGTTCGAGTAGGTATGCATGTTATTGTAAATACAGCTAGTTCAGTGGATCATGATTGTATATTGGAAGATTTCAGTAGCCTAGCGCCAGGAGCGACTTTGGGTGGTAATGTGGCTATCGGGGAGTATTCCGCTATTTCTTTAGGGGCAAAAGTTATACATGGTCGAACAATAGGTCGGCATACTGTGATAGGTGCAGGAGCTACTGTTTTACACGATATCGAATCTGAAGTTGTAGCATATGGTTCACCTTGTAGGAGTGTCAAACGACGTATTAAAGGTGAGAAGTATCTTTAG